A genomic segment from Anaerobaca lacustris encodes:
- a CDS encoding arylsulfatase has product MAPSACTRREFLKAAGLGAAAVSLGGCLHASEPAVRQARPARPNIVLIMADDMGYSDIGCYGGEVRTPNLDRLAAGGVRFSQFYNGARCCPTRASLLTGLYAHQAGVGAMVSPSDRPGYRGRLNEQCVTIAEVLRSAGYHTCMSGKWHVTHYDYANPEPTLHRASWPRQRGFDRFFGTLAGAGSFYTPASLMRDNEFIEPDEGFYYTDAINDQAVRYIEEADDTPLFLYVAHVAPHWPLHALPEDVARYEGVYDVGWDKVRAARHARMIEAGLVRADWPLSPRDPRVPAWEKAEHKTWEAHRMAVYAAQIDSMDQGIGRIVESLRRTGRLDNTLILFLSDNGGCDEIIQGTETRHGRFARGGTRPDVLPGEPDTYAAYGFGWANASNTPFQRYKKWGHEGGIATPLVAHWPAVIRNGGTITHQVGHIIDVMATCVDVAGAEYPTERNGHEITPLEGKSLAPILRGRTRPDHEALYWEHMGNRAMRQGKWKLVAERNGLWELYDLEADRTETRDLAEKHAERVNAMKAMYANWARRCHVEL; this is encoded by the coding sequence ATGGCACCATCGGCCTGTACTCGTCGCGAATTTCTGAAGGCGGCCGGTCTCGGTGCGGCTGCGGTGTCCCTGGGTGGATGCTTGCACGCGTCGGAACCGGCCGTCCGACAGGCCCGGCCGGCCCGACCCAACATCGTGCTGATTATGGCCGATGACATGGGCTATTCCGACATCGGCTGCTACGGCGGCGAGGTGCGTACCCCGAATCTGGATCGCCTGGCGGCCGGGGGCGTACGCTTCTCACAGTTCTACAACGGCGCCCGCTGCTGTCCGACGCGGGCGTCGCTGCTGACGGGGCTCTACGCCCACCAGGCGGGCGTCGGCGCGATGGTTTCGCCTTCGGACCGTCCCGGCTACCGGGGCCGGCTCAACGAGCAGTGCGTGACAATCGCCGAGGTGCTGCGCAGCGCCGGCTACCACACGTGCATGAGCGGCAAGTGGCACGTGACCCATTACGACTACGCCAACCCCGAGCCGACCCTGCACCGCGCAAGCTGGCCGCGCCAGCGCGGCTTCGACCGGTTCTTCGGAACGCTCGCCGGAGCCGGCAGCTTCTATACGCCGGCGAGCCTGATGCGGGACAACGAATTCATCGAGCCCGACGAAGGGTTCTACTACACCGATGCGATCAACGACCAGGCGGTGCGCTATATCGAAGAGGCGGACGACACGCCGCTGTTTCTCTACGTCGCGCACGTCGCGCCGCACTGGCCGCTGCACGCACTGCCCGAGGATGTCGCTCGCTACGAGGGCGTCTACGACGTGGGCTGGGACAAGGTGCGCGCCGCGCGTCATGCGCGGATGATCGAGGCGGGACTGGTCCGCGCCGACTGGCCTCTGTCGCCGCGCGATCCGCGCGTGCCGGCCTGGGAAAAGGCCGAGCACAAAACCTGGGAGGCGCATCGGATGGCGGTCTACGCCGCCCAGATAGATAGTATGGACCAGGGGATCGGCCGCATCGTCGAGTCACTGCGGCGGACGGGCCGGCTCGACAACACGCTGATTTTGTTCCTTTCCGACAACGGCGGCTGCGACGAGATCATCCAGGGCACCGAGACGCGACACGGCCGCTTCGCCCGCGGCGGCACCCGGCCCGACGTCCTGCCCGGCGAGCCCGACACCTATGCCGCCTATGGCTTCGGCTGGGCCAACGCGAGCAACACGCCCTTCCAGCGTTACAAGAAATGGGGCCACGAAGGCGGGATCGCCACGCCCTTGGTCGCACACTGGCCGGCGGTCATCCGCAACGGCGGGACGATCACCCATCAGGTGGGCCACATCATCGACGTGATGGCGACCTGCGTCGACGTGGCCGGGGCCGAGTATCCGACCGAGCGAAACGGTCACGAGATCACGCCGCTCGAAGGCAAGTCGCTGGCCCCCATCCTGCGGGGACGCACCCGTCCGGACCACGAAGCCCTCTATTGGGAGCACATGGGCAACCGCGCGATGCGCCAGGGCAAGTGGAAGCTCGTCGCCGAACGCAACGGCCTCTGGGAACTCTACGACCTGGAGGCCGACCGCACCGAGACGCGCGACCTGGCCGAGAAACACGCCGAGAGGGTCAACGCCATGAAGGCGATGTACGCGAACTGGGCCCGGCGGTGCCACGTCGAACTGTGA
- the queA gene encoding tRNA preQ1(34) S-adenosylmethionine ribosyltransferase-isomerase QueA, whose translation MKTSLFDYELPPELIAQSPAPSRSESRLLVLDRKGDACIAPTLLDRRFAEIGQFLRAGDCLVLNDTKVLPARFFAERKTGASMEGLFLAEQAGAWEVMLKGARKVRPGERIRILDRSRRVGIAHHLSPEEEGGVQCTPYEAELIEKRPDGVCILRIDSDRSAEEILNEVGFPPLPPYIRRDGDIEQATEDRQRYQTVYARRPGAVAAPTAGLHFTEPLLAQLQDQGVRLAWVTLHVGTGTFKPVSVENLEDHEIHHEWYEIDTPNALTINEAKRAGGRIVAVGTTATRLLETVASESGIAPGQGTTDLFITPGYEFKIVDAMITNFHLPRSTLLALVAALAGLDATLAAYRHAVAQRYRFYSYGDAMLIL comes from the coding sequence ATGAAGACATCGCTGTTCGATTATGAGCTTCCGCCGGAACTGATCGCCCAGAGCCCGGCGCCGTCACGAAGCGAATCCCGGCTGCTCGTCCTGGACCGCAAGGGCGACGCATGCATCGCCCCCACCTTGCTGGACCGCCGCTTCGCCGAGATCGGCCAGTTCCTGCGCGCCGGGGATTGCCTCGTCCTGAACGACACCAAAGTCCTGCCCGCCCGCTTCTTCGCCGAACGAAAGACCGGGGCGTCGATGGAAGGTCTGTTCCTTGCCGAGCAGGCGGGCGCGTGGGAAGTCATGCTCAAAGGTGCTCGCAAGGTCCGCCCCGGCGAACGCATCCGCATTCTGGACCGTTCCCGTAGGGTGGGCATCGCCCACCATCTCTCGCCGGAGGAAGAAGGCGGTGTGCAGTGCACACCCTACGAGGCCGAACTGATCGAGAAGCGGCCCGATGGGGTCTGCATCCTCAGGATCGACTCCGACCGAAGCGCGGAAGAGATCCTCAACGAGGTGGGGTTTCCGCCGTTGCCGCCCTACATTCGCCGCGACGGCGATATCGAGCAGGCGACCGAAGACCGGCAGCGCTATCAGACGGTCTACGCCCGCCGGCCCGGCGCGGTGGCCGCGCCCACGGCCGGGCTGCACTTCACGGAGCCCCTGCTGGCCCAGTTGCAGGACCAGGGCGTGCGACTGGCCTGGGTGACGCTCCACGTCGGGACCGGAACCTTCAAACCGGTGAGCGTCGAGAATCTCGAAGACCACGAGATCCATCACGAGTGGTACGAGATCGATACCCCGAACGCCTTGACCATCAACGAAGCCAAACGCGCCGGCGGACGCATCGTCGCCGTCGGCACCACCGCCACGCGCCTCCTCGAAACCGTCGCATCGGAATCGGGTATCGCCCCAGGCCAGGGGACAACCGACCTGTTCATCACGCCGGGCTACGAGTTCAAGATCGTCGATGCCATGATCACCAACTTCCACCTGCCTCGCAGCACGCTGCTGGCGCTGGTCGCAGCGTTGGCCGGGCTCGACGCGACGCTGGCCGCCTATCGCCACGCCGTCGCACAGCGCTACCGCTTCTACTCCTACGGCGACGCCATGCTGATCCTCTGA
- a CDS encoding WD40/YVTN/BNR-like repeat-containing protein, with amino-acid sequence MTDRSRWLLFMFLGWSLLSTAAAAERVSWEPVGLSGGGGMFAPAISPVDPNLMMLNCDMSAAYISEDGGQHWRMIHHAQLRSDTRCRPAFHPHDADVIYASSGGRLRISRDRGRTFAPIGDLTDSLYGEIAIDPSEPLVMLVGTRNGRCRISRDAGLTWAACAGPEGQVLGFHFDRTSGGRILFAATDKGIWRSDDRGATWAEKTNGLPSTSIQGFAGGSNEAGGRIVLYCTVPSRDEGGAFIGGVFRSIDRGETWQSAMGDGINAGTKQVDQWAYGPIAQYRQVLTTDADPRTIYALNTSTGFHPPHHETVYRSDDAGRTWRATYFQDPRFERYNVAPNYVTVSAGQSLKGGDTPFGAAICNSDPNRLILVWSQSYITHDGGNSWFNGDTYVASGHEAKPGCAWACTGLVVTTTWHYYIDPFEANRHYIAYTDIGMARSLDAGRTWIWWDRNTWAPWRNTCYEIAFDPQIPGKMWGAFSDVHDIPNDNIISERHGHKRPGGVCVSRDFGASWQAEAQGIGPRPVTSIVLDPKSPKGRRTLYTGVFDEGVYKSTDDGRTWTLKKNGLGDPKNMRVSRVLLHADGTLFAMVCAKRPAQGQPLMSEGVGLYRSSDGAETWEKVNASALFLYPKDFCVHPVDSSMILVGTCDANWDDRSGGLYRTDDGGGSWRRIGRQGRQTFGGYFHPRRDGWVYMTLTEGAPGAGLWLSRDDGQTWQAFDELPFSNVQRLTFDPSNDGVMYVTTFGGSVWRGPVAPQ; translated from the coding sequence ATGACAGATCGTTCGCGATGGCTCTTGTTCATGTTTCTGGGATGGTCGCTGCTGTCCACTGCTGCTGCTGCCGAGCGGGTTTCGTGGGAGCCGGTGGGTCTGTCGGGCGGGGGCGGCATGTTTGCGCCGGCGATTTCCCCGGTTGACCCCAACCTGATGATGCTCAACTGCGATATGAGCGCCGCCTACATCTCCGAGGACGGTGGCCAGCACTGGCGGATGATCCACCACGCGCAACTCCGCAGCGATACGCGTTGCCGGCCGGCGTTTCATCCGCACGATGCCGACGTGATCTATGCCTCGTCGGGCGGCCGGCTGCGCATCAGCCGGGACCGGGGCCGGACCTTTGCGCCTATCGGCGACCTGACCGACTCGCTGTATGGCGAGATTGCGATCGATCCGTCGGAGCCGCTCGTCATGCTCGTCGGCACGCGCAATGGCCGATGCCGGATCTCGCGCGACGCCGGGCTGACGTGGGCTGCGTGCGCCGGGCCGGAAGGACAGGTGCTCGGCTTCCATTTCGACCGCACGAGTGGGGGTCGCATCCTGTTTGCCGCGACGGACAAGGGGATCTGGCGATCCGACGACCGCGGCGCCACCTGGGCGGAAAAGACCAACGGCCTGCCCTCGACGAGCATCCAGGGATTTGCCGGCGGGTCGAACGAGGCCGGCGGCCGCATCGTTCTGTATTGCACCGTCCCCAGCAGGGACGAAGGCGGCGCCTTCATCGGCGGCGTCTTCCGCTCGATTGACCGGGGCGAGACCTGGCAGTCGGCCATGGGCGACGGCATCAACGCCGGGACGAAGCAGGTCGATCAATGGGCCTACGGTCCCATCGCCCAGTATCGGCAGGTCCTGACTACCGACGCCGACCCGCGCACCATATACGCATTGAACACGAGCACCGGGTTCCATCCGCCTCACCACGAGACGGTGTACCGCAGCGACGACGCCGGACGCACCTGGCGGGCGACCTACTTTCAGGACCCGCGATTCGAGCGATACAACGTCGCTCCCAACTACGTCACCGTCTCGGCGGGCCAGTCGCTCAAGGGAGGCGACACGCCGTTCGGGGCAGCCATCTGCAACAGCGACCCGAATCGCCTGATCCTGGTTTGGAGCCAGTCCTACATCACACACGACGGCGGCAATTCGTGGTTCAACGGCGACACCTACGTCGCGTCCGGCCACGAGGCCAAACCCGGCTGCGCCTGGGCCTGCACGGGCCTGGTCGTCACCACGACGTGGCATTACTATATCGATCCGTTCGAGGCGAACCGTCACTATATCGCCTACACGGACATCGGCATGGCCCGCTCGCTCGACGCGGGCAGGACCTGGATCTGGTGGGACAGGAACACCTGGGCCCCGTGGCGGAACACCTGCTACGAAATCGCATTCGACCCCCAGATTCCGGGCAAGATGTGGGGGGCGTTCTCCGACGTACACGACATCCCCAACGACAACATCATCTCCGAGCGGCACGGCCACAAGCGGCCCGGCGGCGTGTGTGTCTCACGCGACTTCGGCGCCTCGTGGCAGGCGGAGGCGCAGGGCATTGGGCCCAGGCCGGTGACGTCGATCGTGCTCGATCCGAAGAGTCCCAAGGGCCGGCGCACGCTGTACACCGGCGTGTTCGACGAGGGCGTCTACAAATCCACCGACGACGGCAGGACGTGGACGCTCAAAAAGAACGGGCTGGGCGACCCGAAGAACATGCGCGTCAGCCGCGTGCTGCTTCACGCCGACGGCACGCTCTTCGCGATGGTCTGCGCCAAGCGGCCCGCCCAGGGTCAACCCCTGATGAGCGAAGGCGTGGGGCTGTACCGATCCAGCGACGGCGCTGAAACCTGGGAGAAAGTCAACGCCTCTGCGTTGTTCCTGTATCCAAAAGACTTCTGCGTTCATCCGGTCGACAGCAGCATGATTCTCGTCGGCACTTGTGACGCGAATTGGGACGACCGGTCGGGTGGCCTGTACCGCACCGACGATGGCGGAGGCTCGTGGCGGCGGATCGGCCGCCAGGGCCGGCAGACCTTCGGCGGATACTTCCACCCCCGGCGCGATGGATGGGTCTACATGACGCTCACCGAAGGCGCGCCCGGCGCCGGCTTGTGGCTCTCGCGAGACGATGGGCAGACGTGGCAGGCGTTCGACGAGTTGCCTTTCTCAAACGTGCAGCGCCTGACGTTCGATCCATCCAACGACGGTGTGATGTACGTCACCACCTTCGGCGGCAGCGTCTGGCGCGGGCCGGTCGCCCCGCAGTAG
- a CDS encoding alpha/beta hydrolase family protein produces MKNHAHRLSLLIAFILANLIAGSAVGANHDSPQPSDADRRLADYFRTETARLEADCLNDIETLEEWEAKRPVYRRQLLEMLGLDPLPEKTPLKAMTANTVEHETFTVENVRFQSRPGLYVTGNLYISKALDGPAPAVLYVCGHAQVKKDGVAYGSKAHYQHHAAWFARHGYVCLIIDTLQLGEIEGIHHGTYRYGMWWWNSRGYTPAGVEAWNCVRALDYLQERPEVDPQRLGVTGRSGGGAYSWWIAAIDDRIQAAVPVAGITDLRNHVVDGCVEGHCDCMYVVNTYRWDYPLVAALVAPRPLLISNTDKDNIFPLDGVVRTHEKARRIYRLYGADDKLGLHITEGPHRDTQELRMHAFVWLNRFLKDANPIITEPAVPLFEPEALKVFTELPLHQINATVHETFVPMAQDLPVPQSQDEWAAQRSAWMTALREKVFRGWPRHDEAGPLDVRPVAGSQSTPGRRLERFDFTSQPHVRLSLLVVRHPDTESPSRVNLHVVDDPNTVPMDIEITAASNEVHAFFAPRGLGLDAWSADERKQVQIRRRFMLLGQTLDGMRVWDVRRAVQALNHIAAIEGLPVELAAQGNMAGIALYASLFEPSVERLDLSELPSTHRDGPTFLNVLRYLDMPQAVAMAAERAPLVLHQVDASPWAFPQSVVNNLGWPDERFRVAAP; encoded by the coding sequence ATGAAGAACCACGCACATCGTTTGTCCCTGCTGATCGCATTCATTCTGGCCAACCTCATCGCGGGCAGCGCCGTAGGGGCGAATCATGATTCGCCCCAACCATCCGACGCCGACCGAAGATTGGCCGATTACTTCCGTACCGAGACCGCCAGACTCGAGGCGGATTGCCTCAATGACATCGAAACACTGGAGGAGTGGGAAGCCAAACGGCCGGTCTATCGCAGGCAACTGCTGGAGATGCTCGGTCTCGATCCGCTGCCGGAGAAGACCCCGCTGAAGGCCATGACCGCCAACACGGTCGAACACGAGACGTTCACCGTCGAGAACGTGCGCTTTCAGTCGCGTCCGGGCCTGTACGTTACCGGCAACCTCTACATCTCCAAGGCCCTGGACGGCCCGGCGCCGGCGGTCCTCTACGTCTGCGGCCACGCCCAGGTCAAGAAGGACGGCGTCGCCTACGGCAGCAAGGCCCACTACCAGCACCACGCGGCGTGGTTCGCCCGGCACGGGTATGTCTGCCTCATCATCGACACGCTCCAGCTCGGCGAGATCGAGGGCATCCATCACGGGACCTATCGCTACGGCATGTGGTGGTGGAACAGCCGGGGTTATACCCCCGCCGGCGTCGAGGCCTGGAACTGCGTTCGGGCGCTGGACTATCTCCAGGAACGCCCGGAGGTGGACCCGCAGCGCCTCGGCGTCACCGGCCGCTCGGGCGGCGGGGCCTATAGCTGGTGGATCGCCGCTATCGACGACCGCATCCAGGCCGCCGTGCCCGTCGCCGGGATCACCGACCTTCGGAACCACGTCGTCGACGGCTGCGTCGAAGGCCACTGCGATTGCATGTATGTCGTCAATACGTATCGGTGGGACTATCCGCTGGTCGCGGCCTTGGTGGCGCCCCGACCGCTGCTGATCTCCAACACGGACAAGGACAACATCTTCCCGCTCGACGGCGTCGTTCGTACGCATGAGAAGGCCCGGCGCATCTATCGGCTCTACGGTGCCGACGACAAGCTCGGTCTGCACATCACCGAAGGGCCGCACCGCGACACGCAGGAACTGCGCATGCACGCCTTCGTGTGGCTCAATCGGTTCCTCAAAGACGCAAATCCCATCATTACCGAGCCGGCCGTGCCCCTCTTTGAGCCCGAAGCACTCAAGGTCTTCACCGAGCTGCCGCTCCATCAGATCAATGCCACCGTCCACGAGACCTTCGTGCCGATGGCTCAGGATTTGCCCGTGCCGCAATCCCAGGACGAGTGGGCTGCCCAGCGCAGTGCGTGGATGACGGCCCTGCGCGAAAAGGTGTTTCGAGGCTGGCCCCGCCATGACGAAGCCGGACCGCTGGATGTGCGTCCTGTTGCGGGTTCGCAATCGACGCCCGGCCGGCGTCTGGAACGATTCGACTTCACCAGCCAGCCTCACGTTCGGCTGAGCCTGCTGGTCGTCCGGCATCCCGATACAGAGAGCCCCAGCCGTGTGAACCTCCACGTGGTCGACGACCCCAACACGGTCCCGATGGATATCGAAATCACCGCCGCCTCAAACGAAGTCCACGCGTTCTTCGCTCCGCGCGGGCTCGGGCTCGACGCCTGGAGCGCCGACGAGCGAAAGCAGGTACAGATTCGCAGGCGGTTCATGCTGCTCGGCCAGACGCTCGACGGCATGCGCGTCTGGGACGTCCGGCGGGCCGTGCAGGCCCTGAACCATATTGCCGCTATTGAAGGTCTGCCGGTTGAGCTGGCGGCCCAGGGGAATATGGCGGGCATCGCGCTCTATGCCTCGCTTTTCGAGCCGTCCGTCGAGCGACTGGATCTATCCGAGCTGCCCTCGACGCACCGCGACGGCCCGACCTTCCTCAACGTGCTTCGCTACCTCGATATGCCGCAGGCCGTCGCCATGGCCGCCGAACGCGCGCCGCTGGTACTGCATCAGGTGGATGCCTCGCCGTGGGCGTTCCCGCAGTCGGTTGTGAACAATCTCGGATGGCCCGATGAACGATTCCGGGTGGCCGCCCCGTAG
- a CDS encoding Gfo/Idh/MocA family protein produces MEHTTRRAVLKGTLAAGLSLAMPFSRARGANDAIRVGVIGLRGQGSNHIKWFSAIPGVRVVAICDADRAILDREAKKFRDRRETVDTYVDMRKLLDDKSIDAVITATPNHWHALVTVWACQAGKDVFVEKPVSHDIWEGRQMVKAARKYNRIVQSGMQRRSDTGLAEAIDYIKQGHLGAITSVRGIVYVRRDSIGKVDGPQPIPESVDYNLWCGPAPMDPLMRESLHYDWHWVWPTGNGDFGNNGIHFIDICRWVLGANELPRRVISVGGRFGYIDDGETPNTQILFYDYKPAPIIFEVRGLPREVGNKAMDYYYGTSAGTVVHCEKGYFVGGWAYDNDGKRIRQFIRTDGAGHHANFIDAVRSRKVSDLNADVLDGHLSSALCHMGNISHRLGAPASREKIVERIAGADGMAECFERMQEHLLVNGVDVQQTPRILGPWLTLDPKTETFTGEFASEANALVRRTYREPFVVPENV; encoded by the coding sequence ATGGAGCACACCACTCGAAGGGCCGTTCTCAAAGGGACACTCGCGGCGGGACTGTCTTTGGCGATGCCGTTTTCGCGAGCGCGGGGCGCCAACGACGCGATCCGCGTCGGCGTCATCGGGCTTCGCGGCCAGGGGAGCAATCACATCAAGTGGTTCAGCGCGATCCCCGGCGTGCGCGTCGTGGCCATCTGCGACGCCGACCGGGCGATTCTCGACCGCGAAGCCAAGAAGTTCCGCGACCGCCGGGAGACGGTGGATACGTACGTCGATATGCGAAAGCTGCTCGACGACAAGAGCATCGACGCGGTCATTACCGCCACGCCCAACCACTGGCACGCGCTGGTCACCGTCTGGGCCTGTCAGGCGGGCAAGGACGTGTTCGTCGAGAAGCCCGTCTCGCACGACATCTGGGAAGGCCGCCAGATGGTCAAGGCGGCCCGCAAGTACAATCGGATCGTCCAGAGCGGCATGCAACGCCGCTCCGACACGGGGCTGGCCGAGGCGATCGACTACATCAAGCAGGGCCACCTGGGCGCGATCACGTCGGTTCGCGGCATCGTCTACGTCCGTCGCGACAGCATCGGCAAGGTGGACGGCCCCCAGCCGATCCCGGAGAGCGTGGACTACAACCTCTGGTGCGGGCCGGCCCCCATGGACCCGCTGATGCGCGAGAGCCTGCACTACGACTGGCACTGGGTCTGGCCGACCGGCAACGGCGACTTCGGCAACAACGGGATTCATTTCATCGACATCTGCCGCTGGGTTCTGGGCGCCAACGAACTGCCGCGACGCGTGATCTCGGTCGGCGGTCGCTTCGGCTACATTGACGATGGCGAGACGCCCAACACGCAGATCCTCTTCTACGACTACAAGCCGGCCCCCATCATCTTCGAGGTCCGCGGCTTGCCGCGAGAGGTGGGCAACAAAGCGATGGACTACTACTACGGCACCTCGGCCGGCACGGTGGTCCATTGTGAGAAGGGCTACTTCGTCGGCGGCTGGGCTTACGACAACGACGGCAAGCGGATCAGGCAGTTCATCCGCACCGACGGCGCCGGCCACCACGCCAACTTCATCGACGCCGTCCGCAGCCGCAAGGTCAGCGACCTCAACGCCGACGTGCTCGACGGCCATCTGTCCAGCGCCCTGTGCCACATGGGCAACATCTCGCACCGGCTCGGAGCGCCCGCTTCGCGCGAGAAGATCGTCGAGCGGATCGCCGGCGCCGACGGCATGGCCGAGTGCTTCGAACGCATGCAGGAGCATCTGCTCGTCAACGGTGTGGACGTGCAGCAGACGCCGCGAATCCTCGGACCCTGGCTGACGCTGGACCCGAAGACCGAAACGTTCACAGGCGAATTCGCCTCGGAGGCCAATGCCCTGGTCCGCCGGACGTACCGCGAACCGTTCGTCGTCCCCGAAAACGTCTGA
- a CDS encoding dicarboxylate/amino acid:cation symporter produces the protein MKKLLRLYLRTSLVLRILVGFIVGSLIGVLFWTLSRSPGATVPQTVIGYITPFGQVFVHMLKMIVVPIIFFSLVVGASSLPIRKFGHIGLKTLGWYLLTSVLAAVLGTALALALDPGAGADLDAWRLLADGKTTEVHEIAEDIPEEGALSQILLNLFRNPFEALAAGNFLPIIVFAILFGLAIRVSIEAGDALRVKRLETLVDLLEACRDAMFELVDWILEYSPIGVLALSIVNFGLYGPSIVGPYVRVTLGVVCGIAAMVFVVYPMLLWAVTRRNPFGVLRRIKEPMIMAFITRSSAATLPVSIKTAEEELRIHNELASFSLPLGATINMDGVCVHLPMFAVLAANLFDVPLTLGALVVLVMTTVLSSIGAGGVPGGSLMLLFIILESMGLSAEQVAVIVALALGINPILDMFETMNNVTGDLVCSYAVASNENLIQSDSAKINDA, from the coding sequence ATGAAGAAGCTGTTGCGGCTGTACCTTAGGACATCTCTGGTCCTGCGGATCCTGGTGGGGTTTATCGTCGGCTCGCTGATCGGCGTTTTGTTCTGGACCCTGTCACGCTCGCCCGGCGCAACCGTCCCACAGACCGTCATCGGCTATATCACTCCCTTCGGTCAGGTCTTCGTTCACATGCTCAAGATGATCGTCGTGCCGATCATCTTCTTCTCGCTGGTGGTCGGCGCTTCGAGCCTGCCGATCCGCAAGTTCGGGCACATCGGGCTCAAGACGCTCGGCTGGTACCTCCTGACGAGCGTGCTGGCGGCGGTGCTGGGGACGGCCCTGGCGTTGGCGCTGGACCCGGGGGCCGGCGCCGATCTGGACGCCTGGCGGCTCCTGGCAGACGGCAAGACGACCGAGGTCCACGAGATTGCCGAAGACATCCCCGAGGAAGGAGCGCTCTCGCAGATTCTACTGAACCTGTTCCGCAATCCGTTCGAGGCGCTGGCGGCAGGCAACTTCCTTCCCATCATCGTCTTCGCCATCCTGTTCGGCCTGGCGATCCGTGTATCGATCGAAGCGGGCGATGCGCTTCGGGTCAAACGTCTGGAGACGCTGGTCGATCTGCTCGAAGCCTGCCGGGACGCGATGTTCGAACTGGTCGATTGGATCCTCGAATACTCGCCCATCGGCGTCCTGGCGCTATCGATTGTCAACTTCGGCCTCTACGGCCCGTCCATCGTCGGGCCCTATGTCCGCGTAACGTTGGGCGTCGTCTGCGGAATCGCGGCGATGGTCTTTGTGGTCTACCCGATGCTGCTGTGGGCGGTGACACGGCGGAATCCGTTCGGCGTCCTGCGACGCATCAAAGAGCCGATGATTATGGCCTTCATCACGCGCAGCAGTGCCGCGACGCTGCCCGTCTCGATCAAGACCGCCGAAGAGGAACTGAGAATCCACAACGAGCTGGCGAGCTTCTCGCTGCCGTTGGGTGCGACGATCAACATGGACGGCGTCTGCGTTCATCTGCCGATGTTCGCGGTCCTGGCGGCCAACCTGTTCGATGTTCCGCTGACGCTCGGGGCGCTGGTGGTGCTGGTGATGACCACGGTCTTGTCGTCCATCGGCGCCGGGGGCGTGCCGGGCGGCAGTCTCATGCTGCTGTTCATCATCCTCGAAAGCATGGGCCTGAGCGCCGAGCAGGTGGCGGTGATCGTGGCGCTGGCGCTGGGGATCAACCCGATTCTCGACATGTTCGAGACGATGAACAACGTCACGGGCGACCTGGTCTGCTCTTATGCGGTCGCGAGCAACGAGAACCTGATCCAGTCGGATTCGGCGAAGATCAACGACGCGTGA
- a CDS encoding serine hydrolase domain-containing protein, whose product MAAALVLPGCRLLEPSWLGCIDGIVAEEMAAGGFPGAVVLVGRRDRVLYGKAFGSAMIEPAREPMHRDTIFDLASLTKPIATATSILILADRGQLSVDDPVGIYLPAFASAGKEDARIKHLLAHTSGLPAYTTAKSLADEHGRPCPEAVIEKICRMEATSAPGEAFRYSCLGYIVLARIVEIVSGQDLAEFSRENLFAPLGMNHTTFNPPISWQDRIAATQIVDGTPLRGIVHDPLAQLMAGVGGNAGLFATASDLSIFCRMLLNGGVWRGKRILSPDAVRMLTTAQSHGRAYGFDVNSDYAWLKGPNASERAFCHTGYTGTSIVCDPAVDTYVVILTNRAHPHDKGTVRALRLRIAEAVFPPSESAVTRR is encoded by the coding sequence GTGGCAGCAGCTCTTGTGTTGCCGGGCTGCAGGCTGCTGGAGCCATCGTGGCTTGGGTGTATTGATGGGATTGTGGCCGAGGAGATGGCGGCCGGGGGTTTTCCCGGCGCGGTGGTGCTGGTGGGCCGTCGGGATCGCGTGCTGTACGGCAAGGCATTCGGGTCGGCGATGATCGAGCCGGCGCGCGAGCCGATGCACAGGGACACGATCTTCGATCTGGCGTCGCTGACCAAGCCCATCGCCACCGCGACGTCGATCCTGATCCTGGCCGACCGCGGGCAACTGAGCGTGGACGACCCCGTCGGTATCTATCTGCCCGCCTTCGCCAGCGCCGGCAAGGAGGACGCGCGAATCAAGCATCTCCTGGCGCACACATCGGGCCTGCCGGCCTATACCACCGCCAAGTCGCTGGCCGACGAACACGGCCGCCCGTGTCCGGAAGCGGTGATCGAGAAGATCTGCCGCATGGAGGCGACCAGCGCGCCGGGCGAGGCGTTCCGTTATAGCTGCCTGGGCTACATCGTGCTGGCCCGCATCGTCGAGATCGTCTCCGGCCAAGACCTCGCGGAATTCAGCAGGGAGAACCTCTTCGCGCCGCTGGGGATGAATCACACGACGTTCAACCCGCCCATATCCTGGCAGGACCGGATCGCCGCGACGCAGATCGTTGACGGCACACCGTTGCGGGGCATCGTCCATGACCCCCTGGCCCAACTGATGGCCGGCGTCGGTGGCAATGCGGGCTTGTTTGCCACGGCGTCCGATCTGTCAATCTTCTGCCGGATGCTCCTGAACGGCGGCGTCTGGCGGGGCAAACGGATCCTGAGTCCCGATGCCGTACGCATGCTGACGACGGCGCAGTCCCACGGCCGCGCCTACGGCTTCGATGTCAACTCGGACTACGCATGGCTCAAAGGCCCGAACGCATCGGAGCGGGCCTTCTGCCACACCGGCTACACCGGCACCAGTATCGTGTGCGACCCGGCCGTCGATACGTACGTCGTCATCCTGACCAATCGCGCCCACCCGCACGACAAGGGCACTGTCCGGGCGTTGCGGCTCCGGATCGCCGAGGCGGTCTTTCCGCCGTCCGAATCCGCTGTCACGCGTCGTTGA